A section of the Clostridium felsineum DSM 794 genome encodes:
- a CDS encoding peptidoglycan-binding domain-containing protein, translating into MKSLKMKALSLGIVSTVLLSSTAFAATNTKIQVNKSTKNITTQSSANPSRNYKTYYNSRADQVIAGGGLIKLGDTGDAVKDVQACLVNGGFLSGGQSSIDGIFGQSTYNAVVYFQNYYHYQYGLSVDGIVGPATWNLLRGDL; encoded by the coding sequence ATGAAAAGTTTAAAAATGAAAGCTTTATCTTTAGGAATTGTGTCTACTGTTTTACTTTCTTCAACTGCTTTTGCTGCTACTAATACTAAAATACAGGTAAATAAATCTACCAAGAATATAACTACCCAATCATCTGCTAACCCTTCAAGAAACTATAAGACTTATTATAATTCACGTGCAGACCAAGTAATAGCTGGAGGCGGACTTATAAAATTAGGTGATACCGGAGATGCTGTTAAAGATGTTCAAGCATGTTTAGTCAATGGTGGCTTTTTATCTGGTGGTCAAAGTAGTATTGATGGAATATTTGGACAAAGTACCTATAATGCAGTTGTGTACTTCCAAAATTACTATCACTATCAATATGGTTTAAGTGTAGATGGTATTGTTGGACCAGCTACTTGGAACTTATTACGTGGTGATCTTTAA
- a CDS encoding orotidine 5'-phosphate decarboxylase / HUMPS family protein, which translates to MKIQLALDRMTLSEAKSIVEEVHDYIDIIEVGTSLIKDYGKKSIQFIRSEFKDKVILADIKTCDEGEYEFKAAYEAGADIATVMGNSPIETIKICYEVSKKYKKHIMIDLMETDDSKIETIKTYEDAILFVHLPKDSENKSLIDMFQSKKQLYKDINRLAVGGGINKKIIADIEVINPEIVVVGSLITKSKNAAYTAKRICEKLQSGR; encoded by the coding sequence TTGAAAATACAGTTAGCTTTGGATAGGATGACTTTAAGTGAGGCTAAAAGTATTGTAGAAGAAGTACATGATTATATTGACATAATCGAGGTAGGGACATCACTTATAAAGGACTATGGAAAAAAATCTATACAATTTATAAGAAGTGAATTTAAAGATAAAGTGATATTAGCAGATATAAAAACCTGTGATGAAGGTGAATATGAATTTAAAGCCGCATATGAGGCAGGGGCAGATATTGCAACTGTTATGGGAAATTCCCCTATTGAAACAATAAAAATATGTTATGAGGTTTCAAAAAAGTATAAAAAACATATTATGATTGATTTGATGGAAACGGATGATTCTAAAATTGAGACAATAAAAACATATGAAGATGCTATTTTATTTGTTCATCTTCCTAAAGATAGTGAAAATAAAAGTTTAATAGACATGTTTCAAAGTAAAAAACAACTTTATAAGGATATAAATAGACTTGCTGTAGGTGGGGGCATTAATAAAAAGATTATTGCTGATATAGAGGTTATTAATCCTGAAATAGTTGTTGTGGGGTCATTGATAACAAAGTCAAAGAATGCAGCGTATACAGCTAAAAGAATTTGTGAAAAATTACAAAGTGGGAGATGA
- a CDS encoding sugar kinase — translation MSEFITIGEPLALFAAEGESEIDKEISEIDRFKKFLAGAEVNVSVGVSRLGHSVQYITKLGEDPFGEFINRRLNEENVGTDYVTTTKEKFTGFQLKSKVSEGDPSIFYFRKNSAAANFTVEDLNKVNLDGVKHIHLTGIFPGLSESTKEASYKLLELAKENNITTTFDTNLRPQIWSSKEDMISTINDIAFKSDILLPGINEGLVLMGSDNPEEIADFYLSKGVKIVIVKLGSKGAYVKTKDGEAYTVDGFKVEHVVDTVGAGDGFAVGVISAILEGLSIKDAVRRGNAVGALAVMSEGDNDGYPTHEELEKFLER, via the coding sequence ATGAGTGAATTTATAACAATTGGAGAACCTTTGGCACTATTTGCAGCTGAAGGTGAAAGTGAAATAGATAAAGAAATAAGTGAGATTGACCGCTTTAAAAAATTCTTAGCAGGAGCTGAAGTTAATGTTTCAGTTGGTGTATCAAGATTAGGACATTCAGTTCAGTATATAACAAAGCTTGGAGAAGATCCATTTGGTGAATTTATAAATAGAAGACTTAATGAAGAAAATGTAGGTACAGATTATGTAACAACAACTAAAGAAAAATTTACTGGATTTCAATTAAAATCAAAGGTGAGTGAAGGAGATCCTAGTATATTTTATTTTAGAAAAAATTCTGCTGCTGCTAACTTTACAGTAGAGGATTTAAATAAAGTAAACTTAGATGGTGTTAAACACATTCATCTTACAGGAATTTTCCCAGGCTTATCAGAAAGCACAAAAGAAGCATCTTATAAATTACTGGAGCTTGCAAAGGAAAACAATATCACAACTACTTTTGATACTAATTTGAGACCACAAATTTGGAGCAGCAAGGAAGACATGATTAGTACAATAAATGATATAGCTTTCAAAAGTGATATTTTACTTCCAGGAATAAATGAAGGTTTAGTGCTTATGGGTAGTGATAATCCAGAAGAAATTGCAGATTTTTATCTTAGCAAGGGTGTGAAAATCGTAATCGTAAAACTTGGTTCCAAAGGTGCATATGTAAAAACAAAGGACGGAGAAGCTTATACAGTTGATGGCTTCAAGGTTGAACATGTGGTTGACACAGTCGGAGCAGGAGATGGATTTGCAGTTGGAGTTATAAGCGCAATTCTTGAAGGCTTAAGCATAAAAGATGCGGTTAGAAGGGGAAATGCGGTAGGTGCTTTAGCAGTAATGTCCGAGGGGGACAATGACGGCTATCCTACACACGAAGAGTTAGAAAAATTCCTCGAGAGGTGA
- the araD gene encoding L-ribulose-5-phosphate 4-epimerase, with product MLEKLKEKVLKANLELPKRNLVTYTWGNVSEIDRESKLIVIKPSGVDYDEMTAEDMVVVDLQGNVVEGKLRPSSDTPTHIELYKKYPDIGGIVHTHSSWATSWAQSGKSIPVMGTTHADYFYGEIPCTRKLSEEEIMGEYEKQTGLVIIETFKDRNPMYTPGVIVNDHGPFNWGKDSNEAVHNAVVMEEVVKMAFRAKMLSPKDNGADEALVTKHFLRKHGENAYYGQG from the coding sequence GTGCTTGAAAAATTAAAAGAAAAAGTTTTAAAAGCAAATCTTGAATTGCCAAAAAGAAACTTAGTAACTTATACGTGGGGAAACGTAAGTGAAATTGATAGAGAGTCTAAGCTCATTGTAATTAAACCAAGTGGTGTTGATTACGATGAAATGACAGCAGAAGATATGGTAGTAGTGGATTTACAAGGAAATGTAGTTGAGGGAAAATTAAGACCTTCTTCGGATACGCCAACACATATTGAATTATATAAAAAATACCCTGACATTGGGGGAATTGTGCACACCCATTCATCTTGGGCAACAAGCTGGGCACAATCAGGAAAATCAATACCAGTAATGGGAACTACTCATGCAGATTATTTTTATGGAGAAATTCCATGTACTAGAAAATTGTCAGAAGAAGAAATAATGGGTGAATACGAAAAACAAACAGGTTTGGTTATAATTGAGACTTTTAAGGATAGAAATCCAATGTACACTCCTGGAGTAATTGTAAATGATCATGGTCCTTTTAACTGGGGAAAAGATTCAAATGAAGCGGTTCATAATGCAGTAGTAATGGAAGAGGTTGTAAAGATGGCATTTAGGGCAAAGATGCTTTCTCCTAAAGATAATGGTGCAGATGAAGCGTTAGTCACAAAGCATTTTTTAAGAAAACATGGTGAAAATGCCTATTACGGACAAGGTTAG
- the hxlB gene encoding 6-phospho-3-hexuloisomerase gives MKVLDDILKEVQQVINNVDESKMDEVVEFITKDKRFFVYGQGRSGLIGKCFAMRLMHIGYTVYVVGETITPSVQAEDVVFLISGSGETSMVLNLLQKSKAKGAHIIGITSREGSTLAKDSSKNIIVPGAVKSDKAQNVKSIQLLSSLFDQSVHIVMDALCLKLSYKDKIDNDIAIKNHSNLE, from the coding sequence ATGAAGGTGCTTGATGATATATTAAAAGAGGTTCAACAGGTAATTAATAATGTGGATGAAAGCAAAATGGATGAAGTTGTGGAATTTATTACAAAGGACAAGAGATTTTTTGTATACGGACAAGGACGTTCTGGACTAATAGGAAAATGCTTTGCAATGAGGCTCATGCATATTGGATATACGGTTTATGTGGTGGGTGAAACTATAACTCCTTCGGTTCAAGCTGAGGATGTAGTGTTTTTAATATCAGGGTCTGGTGAAACTTCCATGGTTTTAAATTTACTACAAAAGTCTAAGGCAAAGGGAGCGCATATAATCGGAATAACAAGCAGAGAGGGTTCAACTCTTGCAAAGGATTCTTCTAAAAATATAATTGTGCCTGGAGCAGTAAAAAGTGATAAGGCACAAAATGTAAAGTCAATTCAACTTTTAAGCTCTTTATTTGATCAAAGTGTTCATATAGTTATGGATGCCCTATGTTTAAAATTGAGCTATAAGGATAAAATAGATAATGATATAGCTATAAAAAATCATAGTAATTTAGAGTAA
- the ulaG gene encoding L-ascorbate 6-phosphate lactonase, which produces MSKIQEITRESWILNTFPEWGTWLNEEIEQEEVKPETFAMWWLGCTGIWVKSEGNANLCIDLWVNSGKKTKANPLMKKQHQHQRMIGCVAMQPNLRNSVCVIDPFKIKEVDAILATHDHSDHIDPNVAAAVMQNCSSDVKFIGPKACVDLWISWGVPEERCVVVKPGDVIKVKDTEIVALESFDRTELVTAPKGVILKDKMPQDMDKLAVNYVIKTPGGNIYHSGDSHYSNYFAKHGNDYKIDVALGSFGENPRGMTDKITSIDILRMAECLNTKVIIPFHHDIWTNFMADTNEILVLWNMRKNRLQYKFKPFIWEVGGKFVYPQDKDRMEYHHDRGFHDAFEIEPDLPFKSLL; this is translated from the coding sequence ATGAGCAAAATTCAAGAAATAACAAGAGAATCATGGATACTAAACACATTTCCAGAATGGGGTACATGGTTAAATGAAGAAATAGAACAAGAAGAAGTAAAGCCTGAAACTTTTGCAATGTGGTGGCTAGGATGTACGGGTATTTGGGTAAAATCTGAGGGAAATGCAAATTTGTGCATTGATTTATGGGTTAACAGCGGAAAGAAGACAAAAGCTAATCCTTTAATGAAAAAACAGCATCAACATCAAAGAATGATTGGATGCGTTGCTATGCAGCCAAACTTAAGAAACTCAGTTTGCGTAATTGATCCTTTTAAAATAAAAGAAGTAGATGCTATTTTGGCAACTCATGATCATAGCGATCACATAGACCCAAATGTAGCTGCAGCGGTAATGCAGAATTGTTCATCTGATGTGAAATTTATCGGACCTAAGGCTTGTGTTGATCTTTGGATTAGCTGGGGAGTACCAGAGGAAAGATGCGTAGTAGTTAAACCAGGAGATGTAATAAAAGTAAAGGATACAGAAATTGTTGCTCTTGAATCTTTTGATAGAACGGAACTCGTTACTGCACCTAAAGGGGTTATATTAAAAGATAAAATGCCACAGGATATGGATAAATTAGCAGTTAATTATGTTATTAAAACTCCAGGCGGCAATATTTATCATAGTGGAGATTCACATTATTCAAACTACTTTGCGAAACATGGAAACGACTACAAAATAGATGTTGCTTTAGGATCTTTTGGAGAAAACCCTAGAGGAATGACAGATAAAATCACCTCCATTGATATATTAAGAATGGCAGAATGCTTGAATACAAAGGTTATAATACCCTTCCATCACGATATCTGGACTAATTTTATGGCAGATACTAATGAAATTTTAGTTTTATGGAATATGAGAAAAAATAGATTACAATATAAATTCAAACCATTTATTTGGGAAGTTGGAGGAAAATTTGTATACCCTCAAGATAAAGACAGAATGGAATATCATCACGATAGAGGTTTCCATGATGCATTTGAGATAGAACCAGATCTACCATTTAAATCATTGCTATAG
- the cas6 gene encoding CRISPR-associated endoribonuclease Cas6: MKYFELIVTVMLKKDIFYADSGYIIGRNIDKSMILDEELKEIHPKNQFKNYVFDNLYPLEKDKVYKKGRLYVFRIRGIEQGLMQKLQNCMINLINYDFEVISISFNEVQMKKIKELYTINPVIITVNDEPWLQSDKLNIFMTRIEANLEKKYKNLFNDDIDLSGTFIEKIQFKNRFPMYFNYKGGIKLLGNKVSLEIEDNENAQKAAFVAMAVGLGEKNSVVGAGFCRGR, from the coding sequence ATGAAATATTTTGAACTAATAGTAACAGTAATGCTGAAAAAAGATATATTTTATGCAGACAGTGGGTATATTATTGGTAGAAATATAGATAAGTCTATGATTTTAGATGAAGAATTAAAGGAAATACATCCTAAAAACCAGTTTAAAAATTATGTCTTTGACAATTTATATCCTCTGGAAAAAGACAAAGTTTACAAAAAAGGTAGGCTGTATGTTTTCAGAATAAGAGGCATTGAACAAGGGCTTATGCAAAAGCTGCAAAACTGCATGATTAATCTAATAAATTATGACTTTGAAGTTATATCAATTTCCTTTAATGAAGTTCAAATGAAAAAAATAAAGGAACTATATACTATTAATCCTGTAATAATCACAGTAAATGATGAACCTTGGCTTCAAAGTGACAAGCTGAATATATTTATGACTAGGATAGAGGCAAACCTAGAAAAGAAATACAAAAATCTTTTTAACGATGATATAGATTTAAGCGGAACATTTATAGAAAAGATTCAATTTAAAAATAGATTCCCTATGTACTTCAATTACAAAGGTGGAATAAAACTCTTAGGAAATAAAGTGTCATTAGAAATTGAAGACAATGAAAATGCTCAAAAAGCTGCATTTGTAGCAATGGCAGTTGGATTAGGAGAGAAAAATTCAGTTGTAGGTGCTGGCTTTTGTAGAGGGAGATAA
- a CDS encoding LacI family DNA-binding transcriptional regulator → MDNKKKVIIDDVAKLAGVSKATISRYLNGKFEYMSEKTKDRIKEAIKELNYRPNNIARSLKSNKSRLIGVVIADLTNPFSSIIIKGIGDECKARGYNMVIANSDNDAKEEAEYIKSLLDQRVEGIIVNSTGHNEELIVSMKERGIPISMLDRTFCEDKIDSVKSNNYEITVETINYLIDAGFNSLCFFTERLNNVKPRIERERAFLDVCSKRLKKENYNISVIDHNEGGNIEVNIYKFLNNYSGKKAIFAVNGVVLLNTLSAINKLNINVPKDLGVCGYDNWGWASLIPPGITTISQPSYEMGFEAAKILIDRIEEKLPKDAVSRVLNSKLEIRGSTIPLNN, encoded by the coding sequence ATGGATAACAAGAAGAAGGTAATAATAGACGACGTAGCTAAATTAGCAGGGGTTTCTAAGGCAACTATATCAAGATACCTAAATGGTAAGTTTGAATATATGTCAGAAAAAACTAAAGACAGAATAAAAGAAGCCATAAAAGAACTTAATTATAGACCTAATAATATAGCGAGAAGTCTAAAATCCAATAAAAGCAGGCTAATAGGTGTTGTAATAGCAGATCTTACAAATCCTTTTTCATCAATAATAATCAAAGGAATCGGAGACGAGTGCAAGGCTAGAGGCTACAACATGGTCATCGCAAATTCAGATAACGATGCAAAGGAAGAAGCGGAATATATAAAATCGCTTTTAGATCAAAGGGTTGAGGGCATTATAGTCAATAGTACAGGCCACAACGAGGAGCTTATAGTTAGCATGAAAGAAAGAGGAATACCAATTTCAATGCTAGATAGAACCTTTTGTGAAGACAAAATTGATTCTGTTAAAAGTAACAACTATGAAATCACAGTTGAAACTATAAATTATCTTATTGATGCAGGATTCAACAGCTTGTGCTTTTTTACGGAAAGACTTAACAATGTAAAACCTAGAATAGAGAGAGAAAGAGCTTTTCTTGATGTTTGCAGTAAAAGACTTAAAAAAGAAAATTACAATATCTCAGTTATAGATCATAATGAAGGCGGAAATATAGAAGTAAATATATACAAATTCTTAAACAATTATAGTGGTAAAAAAGCTATATTTGCGGTCAATGGTGTTGTACTCTTAAATACTTTAAGTGCAATTAATAAATTAAATATAAATGTTCCAAAGGACTTAGGAGTTTGCGGCTATGATAACTGGGGGTGGGCATCACTAATACCACCAGGCATCACAACAATATCACAACCATCCTATGAAATGGGATTTGAAGCAGCAAAAATATTAATAGATAGAATTGAAGAAAAATTACCAAAGGATGCAGTTAGTAGAGTGCTTAATTCAAAGCTTGAAATAAGAGGCTCAACAATACCATTAAATAATTAG
- a CDS encoding trans-sulfuration enzyme family protein, with protein sequence MKFGTKLIHSGFEGDKRTGAITTPIYQTSTFHQENIDGNIVYDYSRSGNPTREALEKTIALLEGGYKGFAFSSGMAAISSVLSIFSAHDHIIVPKDVYGGTYRITTEFFSKFEVECEFVDTTNIEEVRYSIKDNTKAIYIETPSNPLMKVTDIREIVKLAKEFNLLVIADNTFMSPYLQRPLELGVDIVVHSATKFLNGHSDIIAGLVVAKTKELADKIYFVQNAFGAVLSPQDSWLLLRGIKTLKIRLNYQQNNATELAKWLLLNKFVDRVYYPGMPSHIGREIHFSQASGAGAVLSFEASSTEKAKSFMKKIKCAAVGVSLGGVETIISYPAKMSHAEIPHNERIKLGIGDNLIRVSVGLEDLEDLIENFKIALE encoded by the coding sequence ATGAAATTCGGAACTAAACTTATACACAGTGGATTTGAAGGAGATAAAAGAACAGGAGCAATCACAACACCTATATATCAAACCTCTACCTTTCACCAAGAAAACATAGATGGAAATATAGTTTATGACTATTCAAGATCAGGAAATCCAACACGTGAAGCATTGGAAAAAACTATAGCACTATTAGAAGGTGGCTATAAAGGCTTTGCATTTTCATCAGGTATGGCTGCAATATCTTCTGTATTAAGCATTTTTTCAGCTCATGACCACATAATTGTACCTAAGGATGTTTATGGAGGAACATATAGAATAACAACAGAATTTTTTTCGAAATTTGAAGTAGAATGTGAATTCGTTGATACAACCAACATAGAAGAAGTAAGATACTCAATAAAAGACAACACAAAAGCTATTTATATAGAAACACCGTCTAACCCATTAATGAAGGTAACTGACATAAGAGAAATCGTAAAGCTTGCTAAAGAATTTAACCTTTTAGTAATTGCAGACAACACCTTTATGTCCCCATATCTTCAGCGACCACTAGAGCTTGGAGTAGACATAGTAGTTCACAGCGCTACAAAGTTTTTAAATGGACACAGTGATATAATAGCAGGATTAGTTGTTGCAAAAACAAAAGAACTAGCAGATAAAATATATTTCGTTCAAAATGCATTTGGAGCAGTACTAAGCCCACAGGACTCCTGGCTATTATTAAGAGGAATAAAGACCCTAAAGATTAGACTTAACTATCAGCAAAATAACGCCACAGAACTAGCAAAATGGCTATTACTAAACAAATTTGTAGATAGAGTGTATTATCCAGGAATGCCAAGTCATATAGGAAGAGAAATACACTTTTCACAAGCCTCAGGCGCAGGAGCTGTACTATCTTTTGAAGCCAGCAGCACCGAAAAGGCTAAAAGCTTCATGAAAAAAATAAAATGTGCTGCAGTTGGAGTAAGCCTTGGCGGTGTAGAAACAATAATCTCATATCCAGCCAAAATGTCCCACGCAGAAATTCCACACAATGAAAGAATTAAGCTTGGAATAGGAGATAACCTAATAAGAGTCTCCGTAGGACTTGAAGATTTAGAGGATTTAATTGAAAATTTTAAGATAGCATTGGAATAA
- a CDS encoding L-ribulose-5-phosphate 3-epimerase: MEKYDLGLYEKAMPKDLSWREKLICAKEAGYDFVEISIDETDEKLARLDSSKEERIEILKTSYEVGIPISTMCLSGHRKYPLGSLDENVRNSGMEIMKKAIDFAMDLGIRIIQLAGYDVYYENSTEETRELFNKNLIKAVEYAAKRGIILAFETMETEFMNTVGKAMKYVKSVDSPYLGVYPDSGNLTNAAIAYNNSVLEDIKSGKGHIAAFHLKETVPGKFREIPFGTGHVDFEKIIETAWSLGVRKYVAEFWYVGSENWREEIKFANRFMSEKINKIIEERGDRSA; encoded by the coding sequence ATGGAAAAGTATGATTTAGGGCTCTATGAAAAAGCAATGCCAAAGGATCTAAGCTGGCGTGAAAAATTGATCTGTGCAAAAGAAGCAGGATATGATTTCGTTGAAATAAGCATAGATGAAACAGATGAAAAGCTTGCTAGACTTGACAGTTCAAAAGAAGAAAGAATTGAGATACTTAAAACAAGTTATGAAGTAGGGATTCCTATAAGTACCATGTGTTTAAGTGGACACCGAAAATATCCTTTGGGAAGCTTAGATGAAAATGTTAGAAATAGTGGCATGGAAATAATGAAAAAAGCAATAGATTTTGCTATGGATTTAGGAATAAGGATAATTCAACTTGCAGGATATGACGTATACTATGAAAATTCAACTGAGGAAACAAGAGAATTATTTAATAAAAACCTTATAAAGGCAGTGGAATATGCAGCGAAAAGAGGGATTATATTAGCGTTTGAAACAATGGAAACAGAGTTTATGAACACAGTAGGAAAAGCTATGAAATATGTAAAAAGCGTTGATTCTCCTTATTTAGGCGTATATCCGGATTCGGGAAATTTAACCAATGCAGCAATAGCATACAATAATAGTGTTTTGGAGGATATTAAAAGTGGTAAAGGACACATTGCTGCATTTCATTTAAAGGAAACTGTACCTGGAAAGTTTAGAGAAATTCCTTTTGGCACAGGTCATGTAGATTTTGAAAAAATTATAGAAACAGCATGGTCACTTGGAGTAAGAAAATACGTTGCAGAATTCTGGTACGTTGGCAGTGAAAATTGGAGAGAAGAAATAAAATTTGCTAATAGGTTTATGAGTGAAAAAATAAATAAAATAATAGAAGAAAGGGGAGACAGGAGTGCTTGA
- a CDS encoding trans-sulfuration enzyme family protein, with the protein MEDIECTKFETKAVHGRSGFEIRTGSISYPIYQSSTFRHEGLNKSTGYDYSRTANPTRDEVEKTVADLENGKACLAYSSGMAAISGILTIFASGDHIIVSDDLYGGTYRIFEEIYKNYGIEVTYTDTTNISNIEKEIKNNTKAIYLETPTNPLMKITDIKEVSKLSKKHNALLIVDNTFMTPYYQKPLNLGADIVIHSGTKYLCGHNDALAGFVILNDEKLTEKLRFIQNSIGAVLAPFDSWLILRGIKTLHIRLDRQQENAIKIADFLKKQEKVIKVLYPGLEEHEGHDILKNEASGFGGMISFYVDSKETVEKILERVKVIIFAESLGGVESLITYPYTQTHADIPDDIRQRLGVTDKLLRLSVGIENAQDLIKDLKRAIGTK; encoded by the coding sequence ATGGAAGATATAGAGTGTACAAAATTTGAAACAAAAGCTGTTCACGGTAGAAGTGGTTTTGAGATTAGAACTGGGTCTATAAGTTATCCAATATACCAAAGCTCAACCTTTAGACATGAGGGCTTAAATAAAAGCACAGGATATGACTACTCAAGAACAGCAAATCCAACTAGAGATGAAGTTGAAAAAACTGTTGCAGACCTTGAAAACGGAAAAGCGTGTCTTGCATATTCTTCTGGAATGGCTGCAATATCAGGTATACTCACTATATTTGCAAGTGGAGATCACATAATTGTATCAGATGATTTGTACGGTGGAACCTATAGAATATTTGAAGAAATTTATAAAAATTATGGTATTGAAGTCACATATACAGATACAACGAATATTTCAAACATAGAAAAAGAAATAAAAAACAACACAAAAGCTATATATTTAGAAACGCCAACAAATCCACTTATGAAAATTACGGATATTAAAGAGGTTAGCAAACTTTCTAAAAAACACAATGCACTACTAATAGTAGACAATACATTTATGACACCATACTATCAAAAACCTCTTAACTTAGGAGCAGACATAGTTATTCATAGTGGAACTAAATATCTTTGTGGACATAATGATGCCCTAGCTGGTTTTGTTATTTTAAATGATGAGAAGTTAACTGAAAAATTGAGGTTTATACAAAATTCCATTGGAGCAGTGCTAGCACCCTTTGACAGTTGGCTAATTTTAAGAGGAATAAAAACTCTTCATATAAGACTTGATAGGCAGCAGGAAAACGCCATCAAAATAGCAGATTTTTTAAAAAAGCAGGAAAAGGTGATCAAGGTTTTGTATCCAGGTCTAGAAGAGCATGAAGGTCATGACATTTTAAAAAATGAAGCATCTGGTTTTGGAGGTATGATCTCATTTTATGTAGACAGTAAGGAAACTGTAGAAAAAATTCTTGAAAGAGTAAAAGTCATAATATTTGCTGAAAGCCTTGGAGGGGTAGAGAGTTTAATAACCTATCCATACACACAAACCCATGCAGATATACCAGACGATATAAGACAGCGCTTAGGAGTAACAGATAAACTTTTAAGACTTTCAGTAGGAATTGAAAACGCACAGGATTTAATAAAAGATTTGAAAAGAGCTATCGGCACAAAATAA
- a CDS encoding transketolase — translation MNKQFLIQNSKTLRKHIIEMLYESKSGHPGGSLSCIDIMNYLYFEKMNITKDNYDDFNRDRFVLSKGHAAPALYSTLAEKGFFNKEELLKLRKLGAMLQGHPDSKKIPGVDVSTGSLGQGISNAVGVALGLKMDSRKGKVYVLLGDGELQEGLVWEASMCAAHYKLDNLIAIIDNNGLQIDGKNEEVMNIYPLKEKWQSFGFNVIECDGHDYAALHEAFDEENIVEGKPTLVICKTVKGKGVSFMENQAGWHGQAPNLEQKEKALSELV, via the coding sequence ATGAATAAACAATTTTTAATACAGAATTCAAAAACCTTGAGAAAACATATAATTGAAATGCTATATGAATCAAAATCTGGACATCCAGGTGGCTCCTTATCTTGCATAGATATAATGAATTATTTATATTTTGAGAAGATGAACATAACTAAAGATAATTATGATGATTTTAATAGAGATCGTTTTGTTTTAAGTAAGGGACATGCAGCTCCAGCCCTATATTCAACCTTGGCTGAAAAGGGCTTTTTTAATAAAGAAGAATTATTAAAATTAAGAAAGCTAGGAGCAATGCTTCAAGGTCATCCTGATTCAAAGAAAATCCCTGGAGTAGATGTTTCTACAGGATCTTTAGGACAAGGAATCTCAAATGCAGTAGGAGTTGCTTTAGGACTAAAAATGGATAGTAGAAAAGGAAAGGTTTATGTTCTATTAGGTGATGGTGAATTGCAAGAAGGATTGGTTTGGGAAGCTAGTATGTGTGCTGCTCATTATAAATTAGATAATCTTATTGCCATCATTGATAATAACGGTTTGCAAATAGATGGTAAGAATGAAGAGGTTATGAACATATATCCACTAAAGGAAAAATGGCAAAGCTTTGGTTTTAATGTTATTGAATGTGACGGACATGATTATGCTGCATTACATGAGGCTTTTGATGAAGAAAATATAGTTGAAGGAAAACCAACCCTGGTAATATGCAAAACTGTAAAGGGAAAGGGAGTATCCTTTATGGAAAATCAAGCTGGTTGGCACGGTCAGGCGCCAAATTTAGAACAAAAAGAAAAAGCATTGTCTGAATTAGTTTAG